One window of the Devosia sp. 2618 genome contains the following:
- a CDS encoding ABC transporter permease subunit, whose translation MSQNLSPKVRAGLSFRAITIGLFLAFMILPVVATALFSVSIRWDRSILPEGLTFDWWIKVTSERGFQRSLTNSLTISLSTVLASLALIAPTAFWVHTRVPRAKPLMEVLVILPFGFPAVVLALGLVRLYSPLPIAVVNTPAMLVAAYVVITLPFMYRAIMNGLEAIDTAALSNAARSLGANDVQIFLKVILPNIRGGLVSGSLLVFSAAFAEFALANLLVGTRLKTFPIYLVEFTRFDARQASALALISFSAAWLVSMALLSSSARRPSTRGSSATA comes from the coding sequence ATGAGCCAGAACCTCTCCCCAAAAGTGCGCGCCGGCCTGTCGTTCCGCGCCATCACAATCGGCCTGTTCCTTGCCTTCATGATCCTGCCCGTTGTGGCGACGGCACTGTTCTCCGTCTCCATCCGCTGGGATCGCTCCATCCTGCCCGAAGGGTTGACGTTCGATTGGTGGATCAAGGTCACCTCAGAGCGCGGCTTCCAGCGCTCGTTGACCAATTCGCTGACCATCTCGCTCTCGACCGTTCTAGCCTCGTTGGCGTTGATCGCCCCGACGGCGTTCTGGGTCCACACCCGCGTCCCGCGCGCCAAGCCGCTGATGGAAGTACTGGTCATCCTGCCCTTCGGCTTTCCGGCTGTCGTGCTGGCTTTGGGTCTCGTGCGGCTCTATTCGCCGCTGCCGATTGCGGTGGTCAATACGCCCGCCATGCTGGTTGCCGCCTATGTCGTGATCACGCTGCCCTTCATGTACCGCGCCATCATGAACGGGCTCGAGGCCATCGATACGGCGGCCCTCTCCAATGCTGCCCGCAGCCTTGGCGCCAATGATGTCCAGATCTTCCTCAAGGTCATCCTGCCCAATATTCGCGGTGGCTTGGTCAGCGGCAGTCTTCTGGTTTTCTCGGCCGCTTTCGCCGAGTTCGCTTTGGCCAATCTGTTGGTGGGGACACGTCTCAAGACCTTCCCCATCTACCTGGTCGAATTCACCCGTTTCGATGCCCGTCAGGCCAGTGCGCTCGCACTGATCAGCTTCTCCGCTGCCTGGCTGGTGTCGATGGCGCTGCTGTCGTCTTCGGCACGCCGTCCCTCCACGCGTGGGTCCTCCGCCACCGCGTGA
- a CDS encoding mandelate racemase/muconate lactonizing enzyme family protein, with amino-acid sequence MKIISIEPFILHVPVNVPSISDSTHTITHWGVVGVKIGSDNGLFGYGYTGTHAHLETDRLVTACIDKSYGPLLMGEDAQDSDRLWQKLARYPAIQWVGRAGVTHIALAAIDIALWDLRAKAAGLPLWKLLGGATSDKLEAYNTDIGWLSVPKDKLVDGCKRAIEVDGFQRLKIKVGHANPMVDIERFAAVRKAVGPNVTIAIDANGKWDLPTAQRFCARAEPLDVFWLEEPMWYDDIASHAALAQSTTIPIALGEQLYTAEAFNSFMDARAVEYVQPDVTRVAGITEYIQVAHSAHSRRLPIVAHVGDMGQIHVHLSYWHPATTMLEYIPWIKDCFVEPIKVEGGHYVRPQQPGASTTLTEAAIASFSQRL; translated from the coding sequence ATGAAAATCATCTCCATCGAGCCATTCATCCTGCATGTCCCGGTCAACGTGCCGTCGATCTCGGATTCCACCCACACGATCACCCATTGGGGCGTGGTGGGCGTCAAGATCGGCAGCGACAACGGCCTGTTCGGCTACGGTTACACCGGCACCCACGCCCACCTCGAAACCGACCGGCTGGTGACCGCTTGTATCGACAAATCCTACGGCCCGCTGCTGATGGGCGAGGATGCGCAGGATAGCGACCGCCTCTGGCAGAAGCTGGCGCGATACCCGGCCATTCAGTGGGTCGGCCGCGCAGGCGTCACCCACATCGCGCTCGCCGCCATCGATATCGCCCTCTGGGATCTGCGCGCCAAGGCCGCTGGCCTGCCGCTGTGGAAACTGCTCGGCGGCGCCACATCGGACAAGCTCGAAGCCTACAACACCGATATCGGCTGGCTCTCCGTCCCCAAGGACAAGCTCGTCGACGGCTGCAAGCGCGCCATCGAAGTGGATGGCTTCCAGCGCCTCAAGATCAAGGTTGGTCATGCCAATCCAATGGTCGACATCGAGCGCTTTGCCGCCGTCCGCAAGGCCGTTGGCCCTAATGTCACCATCGCCATCGACGCCAATGGCAAATGGGACTTGCCCACCGCTCAGCGCTTCTGCGCTCGGGCCGAACCACTGGACGTGTTCTGGCTCGAAGAGCCGATGTGGTACGACGATATCGCCTCGCACGCCGCGCTGGCGCAGTCGACGACCATTCCGATCGCACTGGGCGAACAGCTCTATACCGCCGAGGCGTTCAACAGCTTCATGGACGCGCGCGCCGTCGAATATGTGCAGCCTGATGTGACCCGCGTTGCTGGTATCACCGAATATATCCAAGTCGCCCACAGCGCCCATTCGCGCCGTCTGCCAATCGTCGCCCATGTTGGCGATATGGGCCAGATCCACGTCCATCTGTCCTACTGGCACCCGGCAACGACGATGCTGGAATACATTCCATGGATCAAGGATTGCTTCGTCGAGCCGATCAAGGTCGAGGGTGGCCACTATGTGCGGCCACAGCAACCCGGCGCCAGCACTACGCTGACCGAAGCCGCCATTGCCTCGTTCAGCCAGCGCCTCTAG
- a CDS encoding SDR family NAD(P)-dependent oxidoreductase, with amino-acid sequence MTTKRYANYPSLEDRSVFITGGASGIGESLVRSFAAQGAKVGFIDINEAAGHGLVEEIAASGARAPSFIACDLRDVDALASAIASVAGKQGPISVLCNNAGNDDRHQTLDIDAAYWDDRMAVNLRHQFFAAKAVIPQMRQLGGGSIINFGSITWMVGDADCPAYVTAKAAVYGMTRALAREFGPAAIRVNCLVPGWVMTERQKALWVNESGEKQIDERQCLTKRLVPDDIARMALFLAADDSAMCTSQQYIVDGGWV; translated from the coding sequence ATGACAACCAAGCGCTATGCCAACTACCCGAGCCTTGAGGATCGCAGCGTCTTCATCACCGGCGGCGCCAGCGGTATTGGCGAAAGCCTGGTGCGTAGCTTCGCCGCGCAAGGCGCAAAAGTGGGCTTCATCGATATCAATGAGGCGGCAGGCCACGGTTTGGTGGAGGAGATTGCCGCGAGTGGCGCGCGGGCTCCAAGTTTTATCGCGTGCGACTTGCGAGACGTCGACGCGCTGGCTTCTGCCATCGCATCAGTAGCAGGCAAACAGGGGCCGATTTCGGTGCTGTGCAACAATGCCGGCAATGATGACCGGCACCAGACGCTCGATATCGATGCTGCCTATTGGGACGACCGGATGGCGGTCAATCTGCGGCATCAGTTCTTCGCGGCCAAGGCCGTCATTCCGCAAATGCGACAGCTGGGCGGTGGCTCGATCATCAACTTCGGCTCGATCACCTGGATGGTCGGCGACGCCGATTGCCCGGCCTATGTGACCGCAAAGGCCGCTGTTTATGGCATGACGCGGGCGCTGGCGCGCGAGTTCGGCCCCGCCGCCATTCGTGTCAATTGTCTCGTGCCTGGCTGGGTGATGACCGAGCGGCAGAAGGCGCTGTGGGTCAACGAGTCGGGCGAAAAGCAGATCGACGAGCGGCAATGCCTGACCAAGCGGCTCGTGCCAGACGACATTGCGCGCATGGCGCTGTTTCTGGCGGCCGACGACAGCGCGATGTGCACCAGCCAGCAGTATATCGTCGATGGGGGCTGGGTTTAG
- a CDS encoding SDR family NAD(P)-dependent oxidoreductase, which yields MPSKSLDQEFEGKTAFVLGGSSGIGLASARLLAERGAKVVIVGHAPDTLDVAEDLSAGGRKVIGLHGDASQSDFVHQAIETTAKSFGSIDVMLCSAAIHPVGDVVETDEASWDRAFAVNVKSMYLACHFGVPHMIAAGGGSIVTVASVQATSNTPGVCAYASTKGAIVSFTHTLAIDLAKHGIRANTVCPGSIITPMQEHFAKANGNGRSVEDMYKEFAKPVPLGRLGTALEIAELIGFLASERSGFCTGAEFTADGGLLAGLRIF from the coding sequence ATGCCATCCAAGAGTCTGGATCAGGAGTTCGAGGGCAAAACAGCCTTCGTTCTCGGCGGCAGCTCCGGCATCGGCCTGGCCTCAGCCCGGCTGCTCGCCGAGCGCGGCGCCAAAGTGGTCATCGTCGGCCACGCACCGGATACGCTTGACGTCGCCGAGGACCTATCAGCTGGCGGCCGCAAGGTCATCGGCCTGCATGGCGACGCCAGCCAGTCCGACTTCGTGCATCAGGCCATCGAAACCACGGCAAAGAGCTTCGGCAGCATCGATGTCATGCTGTGCTCCGCCGCCATCCATCCGGTTGGCGATGTGGTGGAGACGGACGAAGCCAGCTGGGACCGGGCATTCGCCGTCAACGTCAAGTCGATGTACCTGGCCTGCCATTTCGGCGTGCCGCACATGATCGCAGCGGGCGGCGGCTCCATCGTCACCGTCGCCTCGGTTCAGGCCACGTCGAACACGCCGGGCGTCTGCGCCTATGCCAGCACCAAGGGCGCGATTGTGTCCTTCACACACACGCTGGCCATCGACCTTGCCAAGCACGGCATCCGCGCCAACACGGTCTGTCCGGGCTCGATCATCACCCCGATGCAGGAGCATTTTGCCAAGGCGAATGGCAACGGCAGAAGTGTCGAGGATATGTACAAGGAGTTCGCCAAGCCGGTTCCGCTGGGTCGGTTGGGCACTGCCCTTGAGATTGCCGAACTCATCGGATTTCTGGCGAGCGAGCGCTCCGGATTCTGCACCGGTGCCGAGTTTACTGCAGACGGTGGACTGCTGGCCGGTCTTCGGATTTTCTAG
- a CDS encoding substrate-binding domain-containing protein, giving the protein MKSGKLTFRFVTIAADEELFRVVSRGLADAAAAMNVDASLVGTPGFDLAEFKALVRQALADHVDGLALNIFDAHALSDVMAEAAAQNVPVVAFNIDAAKGASGNLAYVMQDFITAGEALGRRAAATLADGDKVIITMHDEGVGALEQRGAGIARGLSDRNANIRYVVTGREPHKGADLLQSVLKDFPARVIIGTGQPDSEAAGLVAQAQPQGQIYAAGFDLSPGIVDLISDGHLDCTIDQQPYLQGYYPVVQLALYLRFGLMPPSLDAGAAIVDRHNVGSVLKLSKDFIR; this is encoded by the coding sequence ATGAAATCCGGGAAACTGACGTTTCGCTTCGTCACCATCGCAGCCGATGAGGAGCTGTTTCGCGTCGTATCGCGTGGCCTCGCCGATGCCGCTGCAGCGATGAACGTCGACGCCAGTCTCGTCGGTACGCCTGGCTTCGACCTCGCCGAATTCAAGGCTCTGGTGCGTCAGGCGCTGGCAGACCATGTGGACGGACTGGCCCTCAATATTTTCGACGCCCACGCATTGAGCGATGTCATGGCCGAAGCTGCCGCTCAGAACGTGCCGGTCGTGGCCTTCAACATCGACGCCGCCAAAGGCGCTAGTGGCAACCTGGCCTATGTGATGCAGGACTTCATTACCGCCGGTGAAGCCCTCGGACGCCGCGCTGCAGCCACGCTCGCCGACGGCGACAAAGTCATCATCACCATGCACGACGAAGGCGTCGGCGCACTGGAACAGCGTGGGGCAGGGATTGCGCGTGGTCTATCCGACCGCAACGCCAACATCCGCTACGTCGTGACCGGCAGGGAGCCGCACAAAGGCGCCGACCTGCTGCAATCCGTGCTGAAGGACTTCCCAGCCCGCGTCATCATCGGCACCGGTCAGCCCGATAGCGAAGCCGCCGGTCTTGTCGCGCAGGCCCAGCCGCAAGGCCAAATCTACGCCGCGGGCTTCGATCTGTCGCCCGGCATCGTCGACCTCATCAGCGATGGGCACCTCGACTGCACCATCGACCAGCAGCCCTACCTGCAGGGCTATTACCCGGTCGTCCAGCTGGCGCTCTATCTCCGCTTTGGCCTCATGCCGCCGTCGCTCGACGCCGGTGCCGCAATCGTCGACCGGCACAATGTCGGTTCGGTTCTCAAACTCAGCAAAGACTTCATCCGCTAG
- a CDS encoding inositol monophosphatase family protein: MHRSEIDARYAATHALCQRAGALALAGFRSTSVEISEKGRHDLVTNVDLQIDALFQDELRRAFPDDGILTEESLGQGASAMWVVDPIDGTQNFARGIAHFAISVAFVADGTVEFGVVYNPATAELFAARRGEGASLNGQPIRASQVTAPGRAVIDIGYSTKLPQSRYVALLDRALSAGFSFVQQGSAALGLAQVACRRIDGYVEEHLYSWDVLAGLLLVEEAGGWSMPFALDRDFTQGQPVLASARALQTSLSEVAQTQFWTGGSLLGS, encoded by the coding sequence TCGCTACGCGGCAACGCACGCCTTGTGCCAGAGGGCTGGCGCATTGGCATTGGCCGGTTTCCGCTCGACGAGCGTGGAGATTAGCGAAAAGGGTCGCCACGATCTGGTCACCAATGTGGATCTGCAGATCGACGCACTGTTTCAGGACGAACTGCGCCGCGCCTTTCCCGATGACGGCATTCTGACCGAGGAAAGCCTCGGGCAGGGCGCCTCAGCCATGTGGGTAGTCGACCCCATCGACGGCACGCAGAACTTCGCCCGTGGGATCGCCCATTTCGCCATCTCGGTGGCTTTCGTCGCCGATGGGACAGTCGAGTTTGGCGTCGTCTACAATCCAGCCACCGCCGAACTGTTCGCCGCGCGTCGCGGCGAAGGCGCAAGTCTCAACGGCCAACCGATCCGCGCCTCACAGGTCACTGCGCCAGGGCGCGCCGTGATCGACATCGGCTATTCAACCAAGCTGCCGCAGTCGCGTTATGTTGCGCTGCTCGATCGAGCGCTTTCCGCAGGCTTCAGTTTCGTCCAGCAAGGCTCCGCCGCCCTGGGGCTTGCACAAGTCGCCTGTCGCCGTATCGATGGCTATGTCGAAGAACACCTCTATAGTTGGGATGTCCTAGCCGGCTTATTGCTGGTGGAGGAAGCTGGCGGCTGGTCCATGCCTTTCGCGCTGGATCGTGATTTCACGCAGGGCCAGCCCGTTCTGGCCTCCGCACGCGCTCTGCAAACCAGCCTGTCCGAAGTCGCCCAGACCCAGTTCTGGACCGGCGGTTCGCTGCTCGGCTCCTAA
- a CDS encoding ABC transporter permease subunit, whose protein sequence is MLKRPHAAWLGLAPFLIFVLALELLPLGGLVWSAFSDAGMFSFANFARAARPTIVTGFANSIGLSLATASLGTLAGLVIAYLLVTGRSSRWRDGIIALSTVAANFGGAPLAFAFIIALGSTGMITMLLAQVGITLYPGVRIYSISGLVVAYLYFQIPLAILLLLPSVQGLRKEWREAATSLGADPRNYWLLVGLPLLRPSIASCFCLLFANSFGAYATAWTLTGSSVELVTVQIAALIRGEVQLDPALADAIAVLSMLVMAASILLQRVFSRRERTVSR, encoded by the coding sequence ATGCTGAAACGCCCCCACGCCGCTTGGTTAGGCCTTGCACCCTTCCTGATCTTCGTTCTGGCCCTTGAACTGTTGCCACTAGGTGGGCTCGTCTGGTCGGCCTTTTCCGACGCGGGCATGTTCTCGTTCGCCAATTTCGCCCGTGCCGCACGTCCGACCATCGTCACCGGTTTTGCCAACAGTATCGGCCTGTCGCTGGCCACGGCGTCGCTCGGCACGTTGGCTGGGCTCGTCATCGCCTATCTGTTGGTCACCGGCCGCAGCAGTCGCTGGCGCGATGGCATAATCGCGCTTTCGACCGTCGCAGCCAATTTCGGCGGGGCGCCGCTGGCCTTTGCCTTCATCATCGCGCTGGGCTCCACCGGCATGATCACCATGCTGCTCGCTCAGGTCGGCATCACGCTCTATCCCGGCGTCCGCATCTATTCGATCAGCGGACTGGTCGTCGCCTATCTCTATTTTCAAATCCCGCTGGCTATCCTTCTGTTGTTGCCGTCGGTTCAGGGCCTGCGCAAGGAATGGCGCGAGGCGGCCACCAGCCTAGGCGCCGATCCACGCAATTATTGGCTCCTCGTCGGCCTGCCGCTACTGCGCCCAAGCATTGCCAGCTGTTTCTGCCTGCTGTTTGCCAATTCCTTCGGTGCTTATGCCACGGCCTGGACGCTGACCGGTTCCTCGGTCGAACTCGTCACCGTGCAGATCGCCGCCCTTATCCGCGGTGAAGTGCAGCTCGATCCAGCGTTGGCCGACGCCATCGCTGTCCTCTCCATGCTCGTCATGGCCGCCAGCATCCTTCTGCAGCGCGTCTTTTCCCGCCGTGAAAGGACCGTGTCGAGATGA
- a CDS encoding ABC transporter ATP-binding protein gives MTAVEDNIWVRIQGLDKRFDAQHALRHLDLDIGRGELVSLLGPSGCGKTTTLRLIAGFETPTAGSVTIGGRNILSEQAHRRGMGVVFQNYALFPHLSAADNVAFGLRLARRHRTEIAARVDELLTLVGLPHARDKFPDQMSGGQQQRVAIARALAINPQMLLLDEPLSALDAVIRLELRNAIRDIQQRLGVTTLFVTHDQEEALAISDRVVVMRDGRIEQVGIPEDIYARPATRFVAGFIGRGNIFEGRVADPANGQIDLGAFDATVSPSLLAGAVTGAPLALVVRPDAVSVGPNTSQPGSNAVSGTVAGSTFQGGSRHLEIQTDTGLCLAANVPAAHGASWKIGDRVCASFAPEACHVILGAAA, from the coding sequence GTGACGGCGGTTGAAGACAATATCTGGGTGCGGATCCAGGGGCTCGACAAGCGGTTTGATGCGCAACACGCGTTGCGCCATCTCGATCTCGATATCGGTCGTGGTGAGCTTGTTTCGCTGCTTGGTCCATCGGGCTGCGGCAAGACGACGACGCTCCGCCTGATCGCTGGTTTTGAAACCCCGACTGCCGGTTCCGTCACCATTGGCGGCCGCAATATCCTGTCCGAACAGGCCCATCGCCGTGGCATGGGCGTGGTGTTCCAGAACTACGCGCTGTTCCCCCATCTCAGCGCCGCCGACAACGTCGCCTTCGGTCTGCGTCTCGCCCGCCGCCATAGAACGGAAATAGCCGCCCGCGTCGATGAACTGTTGACGCTGGTCGGTCTGCCCCATGCGCGCGACAAATTCCCTGACCAGATGAGTGGCGGCCAGCAGCAGCGCGTCGCGATCGCTCGCGCACTGGCTATCAATCCGCAAATGCTGTTGCTCGACGAGCCGCTGAGTGCGCTCGATGCCGTCATTCGGCTTGAGCTGCGTAATGCCATTCGGGACATCCAGCAGCGGCTCGGCGTCACCACGCTGTTCGTCACGCACGACCAGGAAGAGGCGCTGGCCATTTCAGATCGCGTCGTCGTGATGCGCGACGGACGCATCGAACAGGTCGGTATACCTGAAGATATCTATGCCCGCCCGGCCACGCGCTTCGTCGCTGGCTTTATCGGACGCGGCAATATCTTCGAGGGCAGGGTGGCCGATCCGGCTAACGGCCAAATCGATCTCGGGGCATTCGACGCGACGGTCTCGCCAAGCCTTCTGGCAGGAGCTGTTACTGGAGCGCCACTGGCCCTCGTCGTGCGGCCTGACGCCGTCAGCGTTGGACCCAACACGTCCCAGCCGGGCAGTAATGCCGTCTCCGGAACTGTGGCCGGCAGCACGTTCCAGGGTGGTTCTCGCCATCTCGAAATCCAGACCGACACCGGCCTCTGCCTTGCCGCCAATGTGCCTGCCGCGCATGGCGCCAGCTGGAAAATCGGCGATCGCGTTTGCGCCAGCTTTGCGCCCGAAGCCTGCCACGTCATCTTGGGAGCCGCAGCATGA
- a CDS encoding MBL fold metallo-hydrolase, translated as MSPASMKLTVVGAGTILPAHGRSPSCHLLELGDRRYIFDLGPGALGRLASHGVDYRQIDTLFISHLHPDHVLDVVTLLQANNATPGWQRIKPLRLIGCYGLEEFVTRLLTIFRDAIPETYALQFNELSVGRHQIDGIAVEVALTGHTSNSIAFRLEYEGRAFVYSGDATDVPALVEIARDADLFLCECSFSGGYPTEDHLTAITASRIAQSANVRHLVLTHTYPSIEHALVLEQAGTMFGGEITVTTDGAVVTC; from the coding sequence ATGAGCCCAGCCAGTATGAAGCTCACCGTTGTCGGAGCCGGCACTATTCTGCCCGCCCACGGCCGTTCGCCGTCCTGCCACCTGCTCGAGCTCGGCGATCGCCGCTACATCTTTGATCTCGGTCCCGGCGCACTCGGCCGGCTGGCGTCGCATGGCGTCGACTACCGTCAGATCGACACGCTGTTCATCTCCCATCTGCACCCCGACCACGTTCTTGACGTCGTGACCTTGCTGCAGGCCAACAATGCCACGCCCGGCTGGCAGCGCATCAAGCCGTTGCGCCTGATCGGTTGCTACGGTCTTGAGGAATTCGTCACGCGCCTGCTGACCATCTTCCGCGACGCCATTCCGGAAACCTACGCGTTACAGTTCAATGAGCTGAGCGTCGGCCGCCACCAGATCGACGGCATCGCGGTTGAGGTCGCGCTCACCGGTCACACCAGCAACAGTATCGCGTTCCGCCTCGAATACGAGGGCAGGGCGTTCGTCTATAGCGGGGACGCTACTGACGTGCCTGCGCTGGTCGAAATCGCGCGCGATGCTGATCTGTTCCTCTGCGAGTGTTCTTTCAGCGGCGGCTATCCGACCGAAGACCACCTCACAGCCATCACCGCTTCACGCATCGCCCAAAGCGCCAATGTGCGCCACCTTGTGCTGACGCACACCTACCCGTCCATTGAGCATGCTCTGGTGCTCGAACAGGCTGGCACGATGTTTGGTGGCGAAATAACCGTCACCACGGATGGCGCGGTGGTCACATGCTGA
- a CDS encoding extracellular solute-binding protein yields the protein MFKSILKQAASVAVLGLSIASAHAQSTTEITEAAHKEGNLISYGMSDDWVNLGNIFGRIEEIYGVEHVDTDMTSAEEITRLLAEKNAPVMDIADIGYDFLGRLVGENLAASYKNSSWDSIKPEFKDPDGRWASGYWGAISFLVNTDQVKVLPATWNDLLKPEYKDQVCSRDPRVSTYATASVLAAAYANGGDETNVQPGIDWFTKLRDTGNLRDGVVLNVASIQKGECPISLVYDFDGFAKRDATGLPLEVIIPSDASVGMLFSQYINALAPNPNAAKGAIDFIFSDEGQVMLAEGYAHPTRDVTLPAEVAAKLLPASAYANVHFPTNLESFSGAVAKIVEGWNAVVGQ from the coding sequence ATGTTCAAGTCGATCCTGAAACAAGCTGCCAGCGTCGCCGTGCTGGGCCTGTCCATCGCCTCGGCTCATGCCCAGAGCACGACAGAAATCACCGAAGCCGCCCACAAGGAAGGCAACCTCATCAGCTACGGCATGTCCGATGACTGGGTGAACCTCGGCAACATCTTCGGCCGCATCGAGGAAATCTACGGCGTCGAGCACGTCGACACCGACATGACCTCGGCTGAAGAAATCACCCGCCTGCTGGCCGAAAAGAACGCACCAGTCATGGACATTGCCGACATCGGCTATGATTTCCTCGGCCGTCTGGTCGGCGAAAACCTCGCTGCCAGCTACAAGAATTCCAGCTGGGATTCGATCAAGCCAGAATTCAAGGATCCCGATGGCCGTTGGGCTTCCGGCTACTGGGGCGCCATCTCGTTTCTCGTGAACACAGATCAGGTCAAGGTTCTGCCAGCCACCTGGAATGACCTGCTGAAGCCAGAATACAAGGATCAGGTCTGCTCGCGCGATCCACGCGTCTCGACCTATGCCACCGCCTCGGTTCTGGCCGCTGCCTATGCCAATGGCGGCGACGAGACCAATGTCCAGCCGGGTATCGACTGGTTCACCAAGCTGCGTGACACCGGCAACCTGCGCGACGGCGTCGTGCTCAATGTCGCGTCGATCCAGAAGGGTGAATGCCCGATCTCGCTGGTCTATGACTTTGACGGTTTCGCCAAGCGCGACGCGACCGGCCTGCCGCTCGAAGTGATCATCCCATCCGACGCGTCAGTTGGCATGCTGTTCTCGCAATATATCAATGCCCTCGCGCCAAACCCAAATGCCGCCAAGGGCGCCATTGACTTCATCTTCTCCGACGAAGGTCAGGTCATGCTCGCCGAAGGCTATGCCCACCCAACGCGTGACGTGACCCTGCCAGCCGAAGTTGCCGCCAAGCTGCTGCCAGCTTCGGCCTATGCCAATGTTCACTTCCCGACCAACCTTGAGAGCTTCTCGGGCGCCGTCGCCAAGATCGTCGAAGGCTGGAACGCCGTCGTCGGCCAGTAA